One segment of Anomalospiza imberbis isolate Cuckoo-Finch-1a 21T00152 chromosome 2, ASM3175350v1, whole genome shotgun sequence DNA contains the following:
- the TSKU gene encoding tsukushi produces MHFLACFNLLLLLPCFGTTKTCFPGCHCEVETFGLFDSFSLTKVDCSGIGSHIVPVPIPLDTSYLDLSSNKLETINESMLTGPGYTTLVSLDLSYNKIAKISSTTFSRLRYLESLDLSHNSLEVLPEDCFSSSPLSDIDLSNNKLLDIAIDIFASKGQGKSLNVDLSNNMLSTITRHHEKSIPNIQNLNLSGNRLAFVPNLQGIPLRYLNLDGNPLVKVEKGDFTGLKDLIHLSLSGLHGFRELSPHSFKELQTLQVLDLSNNPNLKSLSAEVIFGLNYLQELNLSGTGISSLPKTLLKYLPSIKSITLGKDIQCLKTIKEGQYHRQIGLTKKEVLSCHDSHGSVAAAPYVL; encoded by the coding sequence ATGCATTTCCTGGCCTGTTTCAATTTGCTTCTACTCCTTCCTTGCTTTGGTACTACAAAAACCTGCTTCCCTGGCTGCCACTGTGAAGTGGAAACCTTTGGTCTCTTTGACAGCTTTAGCTTGACCAAGGTGGACTGCAGTGGAATAGGCTCACACATTGTTCCTGTCCCAATCCCTCTGGACACCTCCTACTTGGATCTATCATCAAACAAACTGGAAACAATAAATGAATCGATGCTTACTGGCCCTGGATACACTACCCTGGTGAGTCTCGACCTGAGCTACAACAAAATTGCCAAGATTTCCTCCACAACATTCTCCAGGCTTCGGTACCTGGAGTCGTTGGATCTGAGTCATAACTCTCTGGAAGTCCTTCCAGAGGACTGTTTCTCCAGTTCTCCTCTAAGTGACATAGATTTGAGCAATAACAAACTTTTGGATATAGCTATTGACATTTTTGCTTCAAAAGGTCAAGGCAAATCCCTGAATGTGGATCTATCCAATAATATGCTCAGCACAATTACAAGACACCATGAAAAGAGCATTCCCAACATCCAGAATTTAAATCTTTCTGGAAACAGGCTAGCATTTGTACCAAACCTTCAAGGCATTCCTCTCCGATATTTAAATCTTGATGGAAACCCTCTGGTTAAGGTTGAGAAAGGAGATTTCACGGGGCTGAAAGACTTGATTCATTTATCCCTCAGTGGCCTGCATGGCTTTAGAGAGTTATCTCCTCATAGCTTCAAGGAACTCCAAACCCTCCAGGTTCTGGATTTATCCAACAATCCCAACTTGAAGTCACTGTCTGCTGAAGTTATCTTTGGTCTGAACTACCTACAAGAGCTCAACCTCTCTGGGACAGGCATATCATCCTTGCCAAAGACTTTGCTGAAATACCTGCCTTCCATCAAAAGCATCACCTTAGGAAAGGACATACAGTGTCTTAAGACCATCAAAGAAGGACAGTACCACCGACAAATTGGGCTGACCAAAAAGGAAGTCCTCAGTTGCCATGACAGCCATGGATCCGTAGCAGCAGCACCTTATGTTTTGTGA